Genomic segment of Sebaldella sp. S0638:
TAAATGCAAGTAATAAAAACAGGATTTTCAGGTAATAAATCAAACAGAGTAAAAGAAATAGCAGAGTTAACCAGAAATGGAAAATATACAAGAATAGTTGAAATATTTGGTGGTTCTTGCGTAATTTCTAATAATCTATTAAAAGAAAAAATAGTAGAGGAAGCAATAGCAAATGATTATGATCATTACTTTGATAATTTTGAAGAACATATTCATTTCAAAGAAAATTTTATAGAAAAATTACTGAAATTAGGGCTGGAAAAGTCAAAAGAGCGAAGAATGAGTAAAGAACATCAGGAAGTAGTACAAAATTCATTGAAAGATAAAGATAAAAATTTATTGAAATATTTATCAAAGAACTTTGTTTTTAGTTCTAAGAGAGCAGCAGCAGAAATAAAAATAAAGGATTTTATATATTTTACAAATGATATAACCATAGAAAAAGACCTTGAATATATAAGACATTTGAAAAATGTAAAATTGGATAGTTTAGATTATAAGGAATTTATAGAAAAATATATAAAGTTTGGTGATAGAAAGACATTAGTGGTAGTTGATCCACCATATCTAAATTCATCACAAAAACAGTATGGTGACGAGTTTTTTGGACTAGAAAAAACAATAAAATTATTAAATAGTTTGAAGGAAAAAAGAAATGATTTTATATTTTTCAATCAGATAAAAGAGGATTCAATAGAGTTATTGAAATTATATGATTTTAATTTTGAATACAATACACGAGTATCTTATATGTCTGCCGGAAGAAAAAGAGAGGATTTTATGGCACATA
This window contains:
- a CDS encoding DNA adenine methylase; protein product: MQVIKTGFSGNKSNRVKEIAELTRNGKYTRIVEIFGGSCVISNNLLKEKIVEEAIANDYDHYFDNFEEHIHFKENFIEKLLKLGLEKSKERRMSKEHQEVVQNSLKDKDKNLLKYLSKNFVFSSKRAAAEIKIKDFIYFTNDITIEKDLEYIRHLKNVKLDSLDYKEFIEKYIKFGDRKTLVVVDPPYLNSSQKQYGDEFFGLEKTIKLLNSLKEKRNDFIFFNQIKEDSIELLKLYDFNFEYNTRVSYMSAGRKREDFMAHIKFSEVANNE